GTTTTCCGACCAACAAATTATTGATATTTTGGGATACTATTTTAACCGTTAATTAGCAAAGAAGACGTCTTCGTACTGGAGGTAAGTGTgttttctataaattgtgatgAAATAAACTGATCAATGTTTTCAGCTATCCCATGCATACGCTTCTTGGATCTTCCAAAACGTTCCGCTACCATTCGTAGGGTATCTAACATTACCGAAGAATCTGATGAAGCTGTTGCCAGTTTTTACATGAATATTCGAACGATGCTTTAATAAAAGAGAAGAAAAACAGTAGTGTGGTACCTAATCTTTCATCATATTACCGATTTGCGGGAACGACACAGCTTCGATATAAcctccacacatttgttcaaTGGTTCTTGCATTATCCTTACAATACAGATGCGATATTTttactgtttttatttttaaaatgtaaACTGCTATAAGTAAACTGCTATTTCGTCATTTCGAAACATATTTCGAGACAGTTCTTGtgttaggctaggcgcaaattgagaagcgtatagcgctcgtaagcgaacgcgagactaccaacacgactcatacgtgccacaaacgtagcgtggtggagcgcatattgagtcgcagtttggtgtaaataacatgccactcgcatacaatgactgattaacacagagttgcgcgacatatttatttactaacacaatcacccgaccagtacagccatacagtgtcaaacccacggcgctatatgattgttcaccaacacaactaccacaaccggcatgaccagcacgagaaactgtgcttcagccacagcgtcgtgcgagtcgtgtctcacgaacgctccaccatctcgcatcatctggccaatttgcgaagttctatctgttttcattagccacaaaaacaggcgctatatcgcgccaagttactcgcgctatatgcgtctcaatttgcgccttgccttacaatttaaaaaaaaacgttggtACTTATATGGATTCGATCGATGATTTATTAccatttttgcttttttttctttgcccaccactatttgaacaaagcagagaggagactaccttcttattctacgtactttgctcGCCATCCCGCCTTCAATCTCGCCTCTTTAGACAAATCtcacgtaacttttgaaaaggtccaatgtaacattttcgccaactcgagaaaaacgtagttgaagacccgaacattatttcgcgaattgtcttaaaagctatcaatctttatcactgttttcaccactagctgtcaagaataactccgtaaaaccaatcgtaactattgttccgtgatttgagattaaggttgaagcctcggagcgaaaaatgttacattggacgttttgactgcccgcgtttgcacattggacatattacgttgcactataaaaaattgaaactaactaatgaacaacaatccaaatatcagcatttcgttctaaagactgattattattgttatcactcgttgaactgcactgaaatcgataacaacacctgtaagaaacaaattccaaaacgaccgaagtacgactgcgagttgtattgactgctttgttacttcggacgtttcggccgacggaggaaagtggcgtccgaagtaacagccgggtgcttaaaattcgaatctgtacattggatattttttgtatcggcgacaaaaagatgaagaagatagatacgtgaacgattgtttttgtaatacattcaatgattgaaaactaatagcgtgcatccattaactcgatttgtttacatttgttacataggaccttttcaaaagttacgcgagaaatgtcaAATAAACTCGAATGTCAATAGGGTTTATTCAGGCAAAATCATAAACATCTGAAAACAAGTGACTCATTACTTTGGAAATACTAAATAATTAAGCGACTTGTTCGTAGTAACTTCACCTTCAATTATATTTATAAAGAAAAACATCAAAACGGGGAACGACATGTCTGTTTCAGCAATGGAAAGTATCCTTTAAAAATCCCTCAAGAAACTCATTTTAGATTTAAgtgaaattgttgaaaatactCCTTAACTAAGCAAATTAGAACAccttttcaatttaaaatttgcgGTTAAAGACCTTGAGCGAAATGCCAAGAAATGCGAAAAGGAAGAGAAGGCGGAAATACTCAAAACGAAAAAGGCAATCCAGAAGGGAAACACTGAAGTGGCTAGAATTCACGCAGAAAACGCTATTCGACAGAAGAGTCAGTCCTTGAACTACCTCCGAATGAGTGCCCGGGTGGACGCCGTAGCAAGCCGGGTACAGACCGCTCTCACAACTCGTCAGGTAACGAATTCAATGGCCGGTGTGGTGAAAGCTATGGATGCGGCGATGAAGGGCATGAATCTAGAGAAAATCTCCGGTCTGATGGATAAATTCGAATCCCAGTTCGAGGATCTCGATGTGCAAAGTTCGTACATGGAGAACACCATGTCCCAGACGACGACCACTTCGGTGCCGCAAAACGATGTTGAGGCGCTCATGCAACGGGTAGCGGATGAAGCTGGGTAAGTTTATAGTGAACCACTGCTTTGAATTATAATggcaaattaattaattttcgaATATCAGATTGGAGCTGAACATGGAACTACCTAGCGGTCCGACGTCGACTGTTATCGGTGCATCTACTCAGGTATCGACTGAACAGGATGAGCTGACTGCACGCCTTGCACGGCTACGACAGGCAGAGTAAATGGGCTACAAAATCAGATATGTAGAGCATTCGATTGTTCCCACGCAGCGCGGATTGGCTTTCTTTCTACACAGATTCTGCTTACATTTACCAATCTCATGGCCAGATATAGCAATGTGCGTTGGACTCAGAGttggaagaatataatttttaggACTCCATGTAATTATTCTGTTATTTTTCTCACGATGAATATAAACTAAGCGAACGCATTCGTGATTTAGACAATAGTCCGAAATTTATTCTTATGTTTACGAAACGTATTCACTTGAGCTTATTTTTTAGATGATATTGTTTTATCTAGCGAAACAGTGTTCTACGTTTAGTAAAGaagttaaattttaaattgaattttagtCAAATGCTGATTTAAAATGCAGAATGACGATAGGTGAAATGTCGAGACCTGATATCATAAGTTGGTTCGGATTCGAAGGGGCTATTAAAAACACAATCACTTATTCCATGGGATTGTGCACCAaataaccaaatttcaaatcttgTTCTACGAGAAAATCTAAAACGTTTTTTGAATAAgcactacaggtcggactcgattatatagtgactcaaatccgtaatcgcaCTTCACCAGGCAcctctcttttcccttcttttgaaagtcgaaaacaagctttcggaacattctattcagataaaattatagtgtcatatgagagttaaaaggtttgctatatGTTTTCaggataatggtttttatttctctaaaaatggcgaatgtatgtgctaatgtatgaaatttaactcaaactcataatcgtacgctggttgaaatctctactcgatttcgaaggcgttggccttCCTAATAGTTGGCATTTCCTAATTCCATCTttattatggtatcccttgttcattgcaactatctttagctgtttagccttatctacgagaTTTTTAGTGTATTCAGAGGgtatatttatcattttttttcattaagtggtttttaaaatcgttatttttagaaatttaatggtttctaaatttcttacacagataacttccttagttttttactgggattgttgtcggaagattgtggaggaatatcaataagttttgagtaattgtaatgtaatcatgtgcgaacttcatatgtcttgagctctgggtcattgtcttggcaaaacatGAATTCTCTACTccatctcattttgttcacactttgctACATACTACACCtttaggatgttcaagtaaacattctgatccattacaccatcgTTAAAAACCTAATTAAGCAAACAAAAAGCTTGTTATGTGCCTAGGAAGGGCAGCTTGAATGCCCGAACACAGAGGGACAAACcgtttctcagcaaaaaaaGATCAGTAACTCTAATTTGATTattccaaacagcatgaaacacatcaaagtcttactggtaagatgttatttccatagatgggtcctaatttgatatttttgactcCGACGGTTATCGTTTCGTATGGAGAAAGCTAACGttgaattaaacgtaaaaaaatccaaaagcaatttttaaacATGGTGATGGTGGAGGGATGATATGAGGGTGCGTGTTTGaggaatttggttttcatcgatggtgtattggatcaAACGTTTACTCGatcatcctgaaggaaaatatgaagcaaagtgccAACAAAATGGTATAGAattgaggattcaagttttgccaagaaGTTTGCACAtgattacattacaattactttGCACAtgattacattacaattacaattacattacaaattgatattcctccacaatcttccgacgtcaatcccagtaaaaaactaaggaagttatctgtgtaggaaatttagaaaccatcaaatttctaaaaataacgattcaaAAAACCACCTTATGAACAAATTGATAAATATGCCTtccgaaaacacaaaaaaactcgtagataagacTAAAGACAGCAAAacatagttgcaatgaacaagggataccataataatgatggaattaggaaatGCCAACTATTAGGacggccaacgccttcgaaatcgaatagagatttcaaccagcgtacgattatgagtttgagttaaTTTCCAtacattgggccctattatagaaatcgaatcgaggattcgatacaatcactatcactatcacaccgagtaaaatctggaattatagaaatcgaggaaaactgctcgattcgttagcaagctcgaatgtcagcggttgtgatgaaatattttgaaacaagcttgaaatgtttcacgaagcactatagaaaggatgccaaatcttttttgaggcatctgctatgaaaatgtatttccaaaagtgttaatatggttatgttttggagaaaactgatatt
The Toxorhynchites rutilus septentrionalis strain SRP chromosome 2, ASM2978413v1, whole genome shotgun sequence genome window above contains:
- the LOC129768633 gene encoding charged multivesicular body protein 1B2 — encoded protein: MSVSAMEKHLFNLKFAVKDLERNAKKCEKEEKAEILKTKKAIQKGNTEVARIHAENAIRQKSQSLNYLRMSARVDAVASRVQTALTTRQVTNSMAGVVKAMDAAMKGMNLEKISGLMDKFESQFEDLDVQSSYMENTMSQTTTTSVPQNDVEALMQRVADEAGLELNMELPSGPTSTVIGASTQVSTEQDELTARLARLRQAE